From the Streptomyces nodosus genome, the window GCCGGCCAGGACCCCGACCACATCGAGAAGGCCGTGCGGTCCTGGGCCGCCGACCGGCTGCCCGCCGGGATCCGGCACGAGATCACCTTCGGCGCCGCCACCCGGCCCTGTCTGACGCCGCTGGAGCACCCCGCCCTGCAGTCCCTGGTGCGCGCCATGGGCCGCGCCTTCCAACAGCCCGTCCGCTTCACCCGCGAGGGCGGCTCCGGTCCCGCCGCCGACCTCCAGGACGTGCTCGGCGCACCCGTTCTGTTCCTCGGCATCTCCGTGCCGTCCGACGGCTGGCACGCCCCCGACGAGAAGGTCGAGCTCGATCTGCTCCTCAAGGGCGTCGAGACCGCCGCCTATCTGTGGGGCGAGCTGGGCGACCTGCGTGACCCGGCGGAGAGCCGGCGCCATGCGCCCTGACGATCCCGAGGGCCGGACGACCGGCCGGGCCGGCCCCCGGGCGCGGCACACTGGTGGAGGCACCCCGCGCGCCCAGGGTCCGCCGGAGCCGGTCCCCTCCCGCCGCACATCCAGCTGAACGCTGAACCGCACGCCGAAAACGCCGTTTTACCGGGGGAGTTGGAAGCACCCGTGACCACCTGGACCGACCACACCGCCGACCGTCCCATCTCGCTCACCGCCCCGAGCGGCATCGACCGTGCCGCCCACCACCGGCTCGACGAGGCATGGCTCGCCGCGGCGTGGAGTCATCCGACGACCCGCTGCTTCGTCGTCTCCGGCGGCCAGGTCCTCATCGACGAGGGGCCCGACGGGCGGACCGAGCTGGTCATGACCCCCTCCTTCGAGGCGCCGCTCACCGAGGCCCACCGCTACTTCCTGGGCACCGACGAGGACGGCGTCAGCTACTTCGCCCTCCAGAAGGACAGCCTCCCGGGGCGCATGGACCAGTCCGCGCGACCGGCGGGCCTGCGCGCGGCCGGCATGCTGCTGTCCCCGCGCGACGCCGGCCTGCTGGTGCATGCGGTCGCCCTGGAGAACTGGCAGCGCATGCACCGGTTCTGCTCGCGCTGCGGCGAACGCACGGTCATCGCGGCCGCCGGACACATCCGCCGCTGCCCGGCCTGCGGTGCCGAGCACTATCCGCGCACCGACCCCGCGGTGATCATGGCCGTCACCGACGACCAGGACCGGATCCTGCTCGGCCGCCAGGTGCACTGGCCCGAGGGCCGCTTCTCGACGCTCGCCGGTTTCGTGGAACCGGGGGAGTCCATCGAGCAGGCGGTGCGCCGCGAGGTCTTCGAGGAGGCGGGCGTCCACGTCGGCGAGGTCGAGTACATCGCCAGCCAGCCCTGGCCCTTCCCGTCCAGCCTGATGCTGGGCTTCCTCGCCCGGGCCACCTCCACCGAGATCGATGTGGACGGCGAGGAGATCCACGAGGCCCGCTGGTTCTCCCGCGAGGACCTGGGTGACGCCTTCGAGTCCGGTGAGGTCCTGCCCCCGTACGGCATCTCCATCGCCGCCCGCCTGATCGAACTGTGGTACGGCAAGCCCCTGCCGACGAGGAGCGTCTGACCCCGCGGACACGAAACCCCCGACCGGCCACTGCTCGGGTGCGGTGGCCGCCGGGGGTCGCGCCGGCGCGGGTCAGGCGCCGAGGGCCTGCTTCACCTGGGCGAGGCTCGGGTTGGTCATCACGACCTCGGCACCGCCCGCGGTGGGAACCACCCGGACCGTGGGGACGGTCTGGTTTCCGCCGTTGGCCTTCTCGACGAACGCCGCGGAGTCCGGGTCCTGCTCGATGTTGATCTCGTTGTACGTGATGCCCTCACGGTCCAGCTGGCCCTTCAGCCGACGGCAGTAGCCGCACCACGTGGTGCTGTACATCGTCACAGTGCCCGGCATATCGGTCGCGCTCCTTCACGGCTCGGATGGTGTGCTCGCTGAGGAGCAACATAGGTGAACGTTTCACCATTCCCGCCTCGGGCCCCTGCCGCCCCGGCGTACCGCCCCTCGGCGGCCCGCTGCCGGTGCGACGGTACGACCACACCTGTCTCCCTGTGGACAACCGTCCCAGCCTCATCCGGCGACCTGGCAGCATGGCGGGGTGACAGCAGCAACGCATTCCACCCTCTTCCCGGGAGCCCCGTCGGCCGACGCGGTGCTCGAAGGGCTCGACCCCGAGCAGCGCGCGGTGGCGACCGCCCTGCACGGTCCGGTGTGCGTACTGGCGGGCGCCGGCACCGGCAAGACGCGGGCCATCACCCACCGCATCGCCTAC encodes:
- the nudC gene encoding NAD(+) diphosphatase — its product is MTTWTDHTADRPISLTAPSGIDRAAHHRLDEAWLAAAWSHPTTRCFVVSGGQVLIDEGPDGRTELVMTPSFEAPLTEAHRYFLGTDEDGVSYFALQKDSLPGRMDQSARPAGLRAAGMLLSPRDAGLLVHAVALENWQRMHRFCSRCGERTVIAAAGHIRRCPACGAEHYPRTDPAVIMAVTDDQDRILLGRQVHWPEGRFSTLAGFVEPGESIEQAVRREVFEEAGVHVGEVEYIASQPWPFPSSLMLGFLARATSTEIDVDGEEIHEARWFSREDLGDAFESGEVLPPYGISIAARLIELWYGKPLPTRSV
- a CDS encoding mycoredoxin gives rise to the protein MPGTVTMYSTTWCGYCRRLKGQLDREGITYNEINIEQDPDSAAFVEKANGGNQTVPTVRVVPTAGGAEVVMTNPSLAQVKQALGA